The DNA segment GGGAGAACGACTGCTGGGAAGGGCTCCTCCTCACCCCGGGGGACAAGTCGGCCATCTACCTCGGCAAGCTGGCCGGCAACTTCCTCCTGATGGTCACGGTCGAGGCCATCCTGCTGGCCCTCTTGTCGATCTTCTACAACTTGGACGTCTGGCGCGCACTCGGCCCCCTCGCCGTGGTCAGCGTCTTCGGCACGATCGGGCTCGCGGCGATCGGCACCCTCTTCGCGGCCATCACGGCCCAGGTTCGCGCGCGGGAGCTCCTCTTCCCGCTCCTGCTCCTGCCGGTCCAGGTTCCGGTGCTGCTCGCGACGGTCAAGGCGACGGAGGCGGTGCTCACCGGTCAAGCGCTGGGTGAGGTCAGCCACTGGCTCCACCTCCTCGCCGCGGCCGACGTCATCTACCTGGTCGTGGGCCTCTTGACCTTCGAGTTTATATTGGAGGCGTGATTCGTGACACGCATCCTCGGCTGGTTGGCCGCCCTCGCGATCGTCCTGGGGCTCGTCCTCGGCTTCGGCTACGCCCCGCGCGAGGCCACACAGGGGAATGTCCAGCGGATCATGTACCTCCACGTGCCGGCCATCTTCGTCGCCTACCTGGCGTTCACCG comes from the Candidatus Rokuibacteriota bacterium genome and includes:
- a CDS encoding heme exporter protein CcmB, with translation MTYARRAWIVLWKDLLTEGRSKESLNALAFFCLVLLLLFEFALGADRERLAAALPGLLWLGFILAGLLGLGRTVLAERENDCWEGLLLTPGDKSAIYLGKLAGNFLLMVTVEAILLALLSIFYNLDVWRALGPLAVVSVFGTIGLAAIGTLFAAITAQVRARELLFPLLLLPVQVPVLLATVKATEAVLTGQALGEVSHWLHLLAAADVIYLVVGLLTFEFILEA